In a genomic window of Mycolicibacter heraklionensis:
- a CDS encoding YgfZ/GcvT domain-containing protein, giving the protein MSAVPAPDSGPDAGAIWHYGDPFSEQRSAETAAVLVDRSHRAVLSLSGADRKTWLHSLSTQHVADLPDGASTENLTLDAKGHIQNHWIQTDRSERTYLDTEPWRGAPLAEHLRKMVFWADVTVTEPIDLAVLSLLGPDRDAPAVLDALGLAAPPGATAVPLPDSEGFVRRTPGHDTLELLVPRADKSGWQRRLTQAGVRPAGIWAYEAARVAARRPRLGVDTDERTIPHELNWIGGPGVGAVHLDKGCYSGQETVARVHNLGKPPRMLVLLHLDGSVDRPGTGDPVTSGGRPVGRLGTVVDHFELGPIALALLKRGLPADTPLLTGAESEVSAVIDPESMPPPDVRGAGRLAVDRLRGRL; this is encoded by the coding sequence GTGTCCGCCGTCCCCGCACCCGATTCCGGCCCCGACGCGGGCGCCATCTGGCACTACGGCGACCCGTTCAGTGAGCAGCGCAGCGCCGAAACCGCCGCCGTGCTGGTGGATCGCTCCCACCGGGCGGTGCTCTCGCTGAGCGGCGCGGACCGCAAGACGTGGCTGCACAGTCTGTCGACGCAGCACGTCGCCGATCTTCCCGACGGCGCCAGCACCGAGAACCTGACCTTGGACGCCAAGGGGCACATCCAGAATCACTGGATCCAGACCGATCGCAGCGAGCGGACCTACCTCGACACCGAGCCGTGGCGGGGCGCGCCCTTGGCCGAACACCTGCGCAAGATGGTGTTCTGGGCGGACGTCACCGTCACCGAGCCGATCGATCTCGCGGTGCTGTCGCTGCTGGGTCCCGACCGGGATGCCCCGGCCGTCCTCGACGCGCTGGGGCTGGCCGCACCGCCCGGGGCTACCGCGGTACCGCTTCCGGATTCCGAGGGTTTCGTTCGACGAACGCCCGGCCACGACACGCTGGAACTGCTGGTACCGCGCGCCGACAAGAGCGGGTGGCAGCGTCGGCTGACCCAGGCGGGGGTGCGCCCCGCCGGAATATGGGCCTACGAAGCCGCCCGGGTGGCCGCGCGGCGCCCGCGGCTGGGCGTGGACACCGACGAGCGCACCATTCCGCACGAGCTGAACTGGATCGGCGGGCCCGGCGTCGGCGCGGTGCACCTGGACAAGGGGTGCTACAGCGGGCAGGAGACCGTCGCACGGGTGCACAACCTGGGCAAACCGCCCCGGATGCTGGTGCTGCTGCACCTGGATGGATCGGTGGACCGGCCCGGGACCGGAGATCCGGTCACCTCGGGCGGGCGCCCGGTGGGCCGGCTGGGCACGGTGGTGGACCATTTCGAACTGGGTCCGATCGCGCTGGCACTGCTCAAACGCGGACTTCCGGCCGACACTCCGCTGCTGACCGGCGCCGAGTCCGAGGTCAGTGCGGTGATCGACCCGGAATCCATGCCGCCGCCGGATGTGCGGGGCGCGGGGCGGCTCGCCGTTGACCGGCTACGGGGCCGGCTTTGA
- a CDS encoding DUF3073 domain-containing protein, with protein sequence MGRGRAKAKQTKVARELKYSSPSTDFTQLQRELAGAEVNDSDGDDSWNGDDDWRR encoded by the coding sequence ATGGGCCGCGGCCGGGCTAAGGCGAAGCAGACCAAGGTTGCTCGAGAGCTGAAATACAGCTCACCGTCGACCGATTTCACCCAGCTCCAACGTGAGCTGGCTGGGGCTGAGGTCAACGACTCCGATGGTGACGACTCGTGGAACGGCGACGACGACTGGCGCCGCTGA
- the purM gene encoding phosphoribosylformylglycinamidine cyclo-ligase: MTSAESSSQGVTYASAGVDIDAGDRAVELFKPLAAKATRPEVRGGLGGFAGLFALRNDYREPLLASSTDGVGTKLAIAQALDKHDTVGIDLVAMVVDDLVVCGAEPLFLQDYIAVGRTVPERVAAIVSGIAEGCVQAGCALLGGETAEHPGLMEPDHYDISATGVGVVEADDVLGPDRVRPGDVLIAMGSSGLHSNGYSLARAVLLDIDRMNLAGHVEEFGRTLGEELLEPTRIYAKDCLALAAETQVRTFCHVTGGGLAGNLARVIPDGLIAEVDRGTWTPAPVFAMIAQRGRVSRAEMEKTFNLGVGMVAVVAPEDTDRALAILTARHVDCWPLGTVAKPGKKTEPGDGARLVGEHPRF; encoded by the coding sequence ATGACCTCAGCAGAATCAAGCTCCCAGGGCGTTACCTACGCATCGGCAGGAGTGGACATCGACGCCGGTGACCGGGCCGTCGAGTTGTTCAAACCGTTGGCCGCCAAGGCCACCAGGCCCGAGGTGCGGGGTGGGCTCGGCGGCTTCGCCGGCCTGTTCGCTCTGCGCAACGACTACCGTGAGCCGCTGTTGGCGTCCTCCACCGACGGCGTGGGCACCAAGCTGGCGATCGCCCAGGCGTTGGACAAACACGACACCGTCGGCATCGATCTGGTCGCCATGGTCGTCGACGACCTGGTGGTGTGTGGCGCCGAGCCGCTGTTCCTGCAGGACTACATCGCCGTCGGCCGCACCGTGCCGGAGCGGGTCGCGGCGATCGTCTCCGGGATCGCCGAGGGTTGCGTGCAGGCCGGCTGCGCGCTGCTGGGCGGGGAGACCGCCGAGCACCCCGGCCTGATGGAACCCGATCACTACGACATCTCCGCGACCGGCGTCGGCGTGGTGGAGGCCGACGACGTGCTCGGACCGGACCGGGTCCGGCCCGGTGACGTGCTGATCGCGATGGGCTCGTCGGGCCTGCACTCCAACGGCTACTCGCTGGCGCGTGCGGTGCTGCTGGACATCGACCGGATGAATCTGGCCGGCCATGTCGAGGAATTCGGCCGCACTCTGGGTGAGGAACTGCTCGAGCCGACTCGCATCTACGCCAAGGACTGCCTGGCGCTGGCCGCCGAGACGCAGGTGCGCACCTTCTGCCACGTGACCGGCGGCGGCTTGGCCGGCAACCTGGCCCGCGTCATCCCCGACGGGCTGATCGCCGAGGTGGACCGTGGTACCTGGACTCCGGCTCCGGTGTTCGCGATGATCGCCCAGCGCGGACGGGTGAGCCGCGCGGAGATGGAGAAGACGTTCAACCTGGGGGTCGGCATGGTTGCCGTCGTCGCGCCGGAGGACACCGACCGCGCGCTGGCGATCTTGACCGCCCGCCACGTCGACTGCTGGCCGCTCGGCACAGTGGCCAAGCCGGGGAAGAAGACGGAACCGGGAGACGGGGCCAGGCTCGTCGGGGAGCACCCGAGGTTCTAG
- a CDS encoding acyl-CoA dehydrogenase family protein, whose translation MTDITVEAFAASARDWLAANMPRLDPRHPPRNGRDDDAAWQRARELQRRLYDGGFAGICFPREYGGLGLDISYQKAFDAESAGYEMPLILNVPTFTICCATLLDTGSAEQKRRHISAALRGDEVLVQLLSEPSGGSDLAGLITRAEPDGDDWLVSGAKTWSTSAFAADFGLLLARTDSTVPKHDGLTMFLVPIDAPGVTLRRIEQVDGSNEFCEEFFDGLRLGADAVVGEVNKGWDVASRLLYHERRAVGQGSEFASGRGPERTEMAAGDFLTLACDAGAADDPLTQDQIGRVLARRMVRDTLIDYAGRGMRSGALPPAAASIIRLFHSDVTYLEVDTAMAVAGPLAVVDDEAHLLRAGRRYLSRQTVGLGGGSDEMARNVIAERVLGLPREYAADRGVPFNQVRHNRL comes from the coding sequence ATGACCGACATCACCGTCGAAGCCTTCGCCGCGTCGGCGCGTGACTGGTTGGCCGCCAACATGCCGCGCTTGGACCCGCGGCACCCGCCTCGCAATGGGCGCGACGACGACGCCGCCTGGCAACGCGCACGTGAACTGCAGCGGCGGCTGTACGACGGCGGCTTCGCCGGGATCTGCTTCCCGCGCGAATACGGCGGTCTCGGTCTGGACATCAGCTACCAGAAGGCCTTCGACGCCGAGTCCGCCGGCTACGAGATGCCGCTGATCCTCAACGTCCCGACCTTCACGATCTGCTGCGCCACGCTGCTCGACACCGGCAGTGCGGAGCAGAAGCGTCGCCACATCAGCGCCGCGCTGCGTGGCGACGAGGTGCTGGTGCAGCTGCTCTCGGAGCCGAGCGGCGGGTCCGACCTGGCCGGCCTGATCACCCGCGCCGAGCCGGACGGCGACGACTGGTTGGTCAGCGGGGCCAAGACGTGGAGCACCAGTGCGTTCGCCGCCGACTTCGGGCTGCTGCTGGCCCGCACCGATTCGACGGTGCCCAAGCACGACGGGCTGACGATGTTCCTGGTGCCGATCGACGCACCCGGCGTCACCCTGCGCCGCATCGAGCAGGTGGACGGCTCCAACGAGTTCTGCGAGGAGTTCTTCGACGGGTTGCGGCTGGGGGCAGACGCGGTCGTCGGTGAGGTGAACAAGGGTTGGGACGTCGCTTCGCGGCTGCTCTACCACGAGCGTCGGGCGGTGGGGCAGGGTTCGGAGTTCGCCAGCGGGCGAGGCCCCGAACGCACCGAGATGGCCGCCGGCGACTTCCTGACCCTGGCGTGCGACGCCGGCGCCGCGGACGACCCGCTGACCCAGGACCAGATCGGTCGGGTGCTGGCCCGGCGCATGGTGCGCGACACGCTCATCGACTACGCCGGCCGCGGCATGCGCAGCGGTGCACTTCCGCCCGCCGCGGCCTCGATCATCCGGCTGTTCCACTCCGATGTCACCTACCTGGAGGTTGACACCGCAATGGCGGTCGCCGGGCCGTTGGCCGTGGTGGACGACGAGGCGCACCTGCTCAGGGCGGGCCGCCGGTATCTGTCGCGACAGACCGTGGGGCTGGGTGGCGGCAGCGACGAGATGGCGCGCAATGTCATCGCCGAACGGGTTCTGGGCCTGCCCCGGGAGTACGCCGCCGACCGCGGCGTGCCGTTCAACCAGGTGCGCCACAACCGGCTCTGA